A segment of the Mangrovimonas sp. YM274 genome:
CAAAAGGCACTTTTTTATGAATCGATTTCCAACTGTTTGTATCTTGTTTCGAGCAAAGTTGTATAGGCTTCTTTCATTGTTTTTGATAGGAATGAGCTTTCTATCCATTTAAAAGCTTTTGGTTTGTTTTTGTGCATGCGTTTGAAGGAACCGCTAATTTGTTTTTCGGTCAGTCCTAATCCTTTGCCCAACAATTCAAAATGTTCCCGTTTTAACTTCTTTTTCTTTCCAGAAAGCGTAAGTGCCAATTCTTCGGTATCTTCAGGAAGCAGGATGGTAACATTCAATAGGTCGTAAGCGGGAGCCAATACCCATCCAGAAAGGCTTTCCATCATTGAAAAATTCTTTAAGTGCATATCATTGTTTCCTGTTAGGAAAACAAACAAAGCCAGTTCAAAATAAAAGATTTTGTCAAGCAGTGTGTTTTCTGAATAGGAGTCAAGGGCCTTTCCAACTCTTTCCATGGAGCTTTTATATTTGTCGAAAGCCTCTGTGATCTGGAACATATCAATCATGTGGAGTTTTTCGCCACTTTCGGTTCTGTCAATACGTTTGGTGATATAGGATAGTTCCCCTGAAGCCAATCGAATTAATGAGGACGGAACTACACGAATTCCAAAAGCTTCCGCAATACGCATGGTGACATGTTCATTTTCTGGCATTTCAGGAAACTTATCGGAAGGAGGCTTAAAAATGTATTGCCCACCCAAAGCTCCAACCACCGTTAACCTCGTATCGGGATGGTCTTGGGCTTCTTTTATCAGGGACATGGATAATTTCGCCTGAACACCAGGGACAGCAACACTGCGTTCTACAATGTTTTTTGCCAGTTGATCCATTTGATCAAGTGAATAATCAATTTTTGGAGGCATAGGACTGGCAAAAAATTCCAAGGAGCATTTTTTATGGAAGTCCGTATTGGGCTCTGTTGGCTTATAGCAGTATAAACATTTGTGTTCCATGTAGCTATTCTTTAGGTAAAACACTTACGGCTCCAATGCAATTGGCACAACAGGCCAATAAAAGTCCCATACGGTCATTTCGGTTGATCTTCCAATTTTTGGAGGCAATATCCAGTAACCAACCTTCAGGAATGAGGCCTTCAAAGAAAGGGAAAAGGCGTTTTTCCGTATAAGGTT
Coding sequences within it:
- a CDS encoding HipA domain-containing protein produces the protein MEHKCLYCYKPTEPNTDFHKKCSLEFFASPMPPKIDYSLDQMDQLAKNIVERSVAVPGVQAKLSMSLIKEAQDHPDTRLTVVGALGGQYIFKPPSDKFPEMPENEHVTMRIAEAFGIRVVPSSLIRLASGELSYITKRIDRTESGEKLHMIDMFQITEAFDKYKSSMERVGKALDSYSENTLLDKIFYFELALFVFLTGNNDMHLKNFSMMESLSGWVLAPAYDLLNVTILLPEDTEELALTLSGKKKKLKREHFELLGKGLGLTEKQISGSFKRMHKNKPKAFKWIESSFLSKTMKEAYTTLLETRYKQLEIDS
- a CDS encoding HipA N-terminal domain-containing protein; this translates as MRQGNVYYKEILAGVLTETDDGEYVFQYVPEYVKDYPDKFITFTMPVSSKPYTEKRLFPFFEGLIPEGWLLDIASKNWKINRNDRMGLLLACCANCIGAVSVLPKE